ATACCGCAGCTCCAATGTGAGCGAACACGTTAACATCAACAGAGCCTTTTCCCCAAGCTAAACATATTACGGCATCAGCAAATTACAGGGCACTGTAAATCAGACTCCCTCTTGAGCAGGCTCTGCTTGCTGGGCCGAGGCCACATCCCTCCCTTGGGCAAGGCAGCGGCAGAGGGTTTCGTTACTCCTCGGTCTCCCCTGCCCCTTGCACAGGGCTGTAAGCTTGGGCACGGGCGCATTTCTGCTCCTAGAGCATCCATCCCACGCATACTCCCCAAATGACACTTTTGTCGTGTTACACCAAGACAATGACCAGTAAGCCTCCATAAAAGAGACAACCCGTAGGTCTGGGTCAGTGGTAGAGCATtttcactggtttaaaaaaaaaccaaacaacaaaacaaagcacaaaaacgCACATAGGAAAGGACTGCCTTCCCCTTGCTGTCCCCAGTTTCTGAGCACCTGCAGTGAAGAAAGGTCTGAACCTGCttgggcaggggggttggactagatgatctccaaaggtcccttccaacccctacaattctgggattctgtgaaaaaacTCCACAGAGCACTTGCTTTGAAATCCTGGAGTCAGGTAAACAAGCAGACCTGGCTCACTGACAGATGCGTTTTGGCCAGTGTGTTTTTTTTACCAGACCTTTTCTAGAGAGCTGCAAAGcgttgagaaatgctagtgcagGTCtgggaaaaagaataattaaaatgaacCATTGAGCTCTTTTCGCTGGAAAAACAACAAATGCAGCCCACGCTGTCCCATCCCCCGTACTGCAGCTGGCAGCTTTGCTCACAGGAGTAACCCAGGGCCACCGGCTCCAGCTCGGGTCGCGTgtggcagagctctgccagctccGGCCAAGGCTGTGCCACGCACACCTCAGCGCAGCCACCCCTCCAGGAGCTGCATTTAGGAAGAAAGGCcctaaaaaaagcagcaaaagaggcGCGCACAGGTAAATGATTATTTACAGCTGCTGCATGGGGAGCGTTACACAAGGGGAGGGCGGAGCACGTTCCACCACCCTTCCACAGCTTGTGGGCAGAAAAGCCTATCACCGCCGTGGTGTTTCTACTCCCCCAAGACGGAGCTAATGCTGTTTACCTTGTAATAAGAATgctatttcttgcctttttttttttttttttttcccttggctgaGCTTGTTTTCATGGttcccctgctgctctcctgctgggggACCTGGCTCTGAAGGCAGCCAGGAGTGCCGGGCTGGGAGTAccagcatcccatccctcccacctGCTGAATGTTGCTGTGTGGTTcacaaattaaaaatcaaagcccTTGCCTGCAGCAGGAGTAGAATCCGAGGCAGGAGAGAGCACTAGTACTAGCACTGAGCAGCTCTCACGTAGCTGGGTCTTTCCAAGGATCCGGGGAAGCTCGGCAGTAGATAGTCCACGTtgttcttccctccctgccttctgCAAGATAGAGTCCTTCTcacctggtttggttttttttttcattttcattaatagCCACTGCAAACTATAGGTCATTGGCAAAGCCTGTCTTTGTACCTCTCAGTCCTGGGGATCCTTGGTGGGAATGCAGATGGAGGCACTTAACTCTGATAAGATGGTTTGTTCTCAGCCCTAATGTGAAAATGCAGTTCTTTTCTCATGTCAGTCACATCCTTCACCTTCCCGGACTACAGTCAGTGATGTACTTTTTGCAGGTATGGTACTTCGTGATGAGGTAGGTGAAGTACAAAAATATCATGGTAAGAACAGGACTTGTGCAATGTCCTGGACAGAATGTGCCACCAGCTCACCTAACCCAGCCCGGCTGTGCCTGTCAGGAACAGTCTGGTACGGTCAGATGGACCTGGTGATGCAAGGACTTTGGAAAAATCCTTCCTCAAGGAAGAGGACCTGGACAACTGTACAAAAGaaagggagcagagctgggtttcGGAGCAAggcaaaaaccaaacccacaaaaataactaaatatggGAAACTTAATGTCAAAATTCAGGTTTCTGACACAAaacctgctcctgggcctggctgaTGAACCAGACAGGAGTGGAGGGCAGTTTATGTGCCTCAGAGGCAGATGGTTGCCCAACGCTtgccccccagcccaggcaggaaCCACCACCCAGTGGCTGCTTGCAGGACCTTGTGGCAACAAAGCAGAAGCACCCACAGGTTCCCATGGCCAGGGGCTCCTGGTGTCTCCAGCAGGTCTCTGTAGGAAATGTAGACCCTAGAAACACCAAGTCCCTGGCGCAGTATGCTAGGAATCCAGGCAGGGCTTTTCTGGAAAAGCTGTAGGAGTTGGGATGTTTTCCAATCGAGCACATGAGGCTCAACAAAGGagtgtttttccctttctgctcagTGATGCAGATGCCATTGCGTGCAGGACTTCTGCGGGAACTGCAGACAGGGTCAAAAGCAACGTGCTATAGAAGAGCAAGCTCCTTGTCACAGCTGGGCTTCTAGAAGAAGGGAAATGGCAACCAGGCAAATTAAGGAGCCAGTGGGATTGGAGGAATGAAGAGTCTAATACATAGGGATAATGAGGAAATCCTTGCAATGCTGTTTGTGTTGCAATCAAAGCGCCAGTTTGGAAAGTCCGGGTCAGTTGTCTAGTTGGATACAGAATCTTGGCTGAAACATGTGGTTGTTGTGAGTCTGTGGTTGgtggggtaaactgaggcaccCTCGGAAAAATGGGTGCACCTGGACCAGGTCTATGATGAGCAATCCCATCTCTGCTCTGTGGCACCAGTCATCTCCACTGCCAGGAGGTGGGTGCTAAAGTGGTGGGCAAACAACATCATGGGGGAGATATCCTGATGGCATACACGTGCACATGGGTGCTACTTACTGGCAGGGCTGTTTGGCCATGTGAGAGGTCTTACATTGCAAGATttgactgcagccctgccacagTGCAAAGAGCTGACTCTGAGGGATGCCTCTTCAGGCAGACACAGGTATAAGACCCTGGAAGAAGATGCTGCTACTGTCGGCATCTTTTTAGACGTCCTTTGTGAAAACACTGAGGCAATTTTACATCACTGTCAGCTCACTGGCTGCCCTGGAGTTATTCCATATGTCTCCATGCTCAGGACAAAGGCTTGAGCTCTTTCAGCCTGGTTACTGATCTAAATTTGTAAATCTGCTAGATTTGAGCATCTTCAGGCAGCTACTGGCATTTCTGGGGTTTGCTTTTAAGCGGAAGGGCCATGTTAACTTCTTTCCCTCCATAATGCCattatttctgcttctgtcttATAAGGATTCTGAGCTTGTATGAATATTTCACAAACATTTCTTATCACCAGCTGTCACCAGCTCTATGGGTTATTTCTGGGATCTCCATTGTCAGAGAGTCCTCAGTGCTTtaatacactatatatatatgtgctcagagcagtacagaaaacaaaggcagattTATTATAAGCTCATGTGTAAATCAGAAGCTGAATCTGATAAAGGCATTAGCACACAGTTTCTTAAAACTATCAAGTTGGAGAAGCCAAGAaatccaacagtctgatgctatTCCAAAAACATCTTGAGCTCTCTTACTTCTTTGAAATATGTAAGCAATATAAACGAGCATGTAATTCCCGCTGACAGTGAAGTTCCCTGCACAGTATGCACAGCTCTGGCACCATGTGAATAATAAATATGGTATGGAAGAAGATGCCAAGAAGCAGTCAAAGTTCCCATTGTCTGTACAGACGAATGCCATCATTCCTTTGCAAGATGGCTTTAGCAGCAGGAATGTCAATCACATGCAAGGATTGAAATCCAGTGGGAAACTCTCCTCCAACTTTCACGTTACTCCTTTTCTATGAAACCTACAGCAGAGATGGCCAAAGGGTTGTAGAAAATACATCCAAGAGGAATTGCATGATTGCGCatgaaaggcaggagaaaagggtTGGGAAGCTCCCTCCCGAGCAGGGTGAAGGAAGGGAGAGATGTCCTAACTGGGCCAGGGGTCATCTCTTGGGACTTCAGCCCTCCAagttcctgtccccatccctggatagCAAGAGGAGCAGCTGCCGCCCTGTCACCACTGGACTGGAGTTAGGATCATAAGCCATATGAGATTGTATTTACACTCAAACTTCACCCTTGGCTTTCCAGCCTGCCTGCTGGCAATCCACAAGCCCTATCCAAATGAAAGTTTAGCTGTAAATTTtgtcaaattaaaaatacatcaaacAAAACAAGCTAGCCTCTGGCTGCTTCCTCTGTGACAGCCTCACACACAGATCCGTGTCTCCCACAGTCGTCTATTTTTGCCAGCAGCTAAGAAGTCCCACTGACCACTTTATAGGTGGGATTGCTTTCCTTCCCTGTTCTTCTGCCCAGGACCTTACTGCTGCCCAGGAAACTTCAGAGTAGAACTTGAAAAAGTCCTTGGAGAGGGAGCAAGcatgaaaacatgggaaaaaattaatctcaatgGAAATCCTTGACTAATTGACAGGTTGGAGTAAGAATGACCATAGACCCCAAACTATGCCAGGCAACCAGTCTGCTCCAGGCACTGCAAGCTCACTCAGCCAGCCACATGCCTGGCTGTTTTGCTCTGCCAGCTTTACAAGGCCTAATTAGCTCTATTCATTTTGTTTGTaattacaaaagcaaacagcccttggagagagagaggggggggaaatacaGGAGGCAGCTCCTTGACTAAgcttaagaaaatgttttaaataaagtttgCCTCTCATCAGATGTACTTGAAAATATGAAAGGGATGAACACAAGAGCTCTGGGTGAACGGAAAAAGGTTTCCAGGACAGGCAGAAGCAAGGGGGATGGAGCCTTGCTACCCTGGGGATGCATCAGCACAGGCTAGAAGAGACCATCCCTAGCTGGAACCATTCTCTACCTGGCCTGCAAAAGTGTACACCTGACTGGTTGTCCTCATTGTGACAGCTGGGAAGAAGTACAATACCCTCCCAAAGAGGCTTTAGAGGGAGATGGATCCTCTCTTCATGATCCTGTTAACCAAGAAGTGTCAAGGAATTGCACACAAGAGTTTAAGAGACACACATAGATCAGCAGGTCTCTTCCTGCTCTGGAGGCAGAGTTTCTCATGCAGATAGCCGCTGCCTGCACGTACCCTACCCCGGATAAAGCTACAGAGAGCAAAGCACTGCTGGAACACGGAGCATCTCTCCTGGGAGGGCCTTGGCTCCacaccccatcccttccccattcCTGCAGCTCCCACTCCCCTGTAAGGGAGCcatctgccttccccctgccccttcctgctCCACCCAGGGCGCAGCCTGCCTTGCTGAGGAGCAGACCTTCTGGTTCCTGGGCTGCAATCGTAGCAGATTACTGGGTGAGTTTCTGCCAGAGGCCACAACTGCCTGACTCATTGCAGAAGATCTGTCCCCACCTATGTCTGCTGTAGATACACACAGCTAAACAAGCTCCATACTGGCTGGCAGGCAGGCTCCCAAAAAAGCCCAAGCCCTCCCCCCCCACTTCCCTTCCATGCACACTATCCAAGTTCTGctcaaaaataagaaatgaagtaACGCAATCtgagttttccttaaaaaagtcCATTTATTGAAATTGTTTAAACACTTTATACAAGTTCCCAATGTAAGCATCTGCTCCCTGGCTCGGCATTAATGCAAATACAAAAGCACAGACTTCAGCAGCTCTTTAATGTGACCTGAGCTTCCACCTCCTAAGACAAGGTCTCATGAGGCAGCTGCTGTGCACAGGCCATTCCCCATGGAGAAGTGGAAGCCACGTGACCCAGCTCCAAGCGCAGGCCAACATCAACTCAAGCCTGAAGCAAATGCTCTGGTTGGTTTCTTTTAGTAACTTTGAATTATGTTGCAGAGTCAGGTCAAACAGAGGTACACAGCTTACACAAACCACCACGGTCATGGTTGTACATCACTCAGCCCCAGAGGCTCTCCCTGTCTACAGAAGGAAATCAAGAAGTCTGATGCCTCTGAACACATACGCAATTATAAAGCCTGGTCAGAAGCAACCAGTTTCCTTCTGCAGAAAGAGCCAGGTGGAGCTTTGGAGAACTGGTATCATCCTTCTAGGAATTATGAGACTTAACTCCAGACAGCCTCAGCCAGTGTTAGTCAAACACCAAGTGACTGACTGGGTGTTTCAGAGGAAGGGGTGGGAACATTTGATgagctgcatttattttatttttttaagatacaacTTAGTATTCAAGGATGGCTTTATCTTTAAAATGCTAGTTTCATTCTCTTTGGTGAGCTTGGATTAAAAGAAAATGCCACAACCTTTGGATCAGTTTCCTTGGAATTTGCCTTCATATAATCACTGAAAGTGTTTACAAGAAATAAAAGACAGGATCAAATGGCAGCGTGTGAGGTATCCTTGGGGAAACATCAGGGAGCGGCAGTGCATTCAGTTTGGTTTAACACATTTAGCTGCATAAGGCAAACTGAGATCAGTAACTAAGCCCACATGAGAAAGACTCAAGGAAAGAGGAGAGTGTTTGTTAAAAAGTGGCCTGTAACACACGCAGGGGGATGAAGCGTCAAGCTCAGTTAGGTACTGTAGTGGAAACATGGAGAAACAATCACTGGCAGCGACTCGGTGTCTACggaacagcagcaacagcccCACCAGAGACACCCAGTGAAAACAGAAGGCAATCGTTTTTCCTTTAGCTCTCCCCTGGCACCAGGGAAGCCCGCAGCTGCTTTTTGACCTCTGCAGTCACGATTTATGCAGCCTTTTGCTCAGACACAATCAACTTATAAGGTCTTGTCAAAACAATGATGACAGTTAAGCCAAGCCACCTTACACTGCATTTTCTGTTGGCCAATGGCATGTGCATGGACAGTTATGGATTTCAGTTTGTTAAGTCACAGCAGTTTAATTGTGTCTGACCCTTTGCCATGCCAACCTGCACAGAAAGGAGGGTGCTGAAGATGACACCAAGAAGACATTACAAGAGCATTTTAGATCTCTTCAAAAACATTCCTACATGTAAAGTCTTTTCCCTAAAAATTATGTTTCCCCTTAAGCTATTGGTTTCATCactttatatataatatatgttcCTTTAATTTCTACACACACCACACTGGGCTCTAACTTAATGGGATATGGGACTGAATTGttaccatcttttttttaaaaaaaaacaactaaaaagcaCCAACatccatctaaaaaaaaaaaaacagtatcatttttcccttttactccCAAATACTAAAGTTAACCCAAGCTTGGAGGTTTCATCTTTCCAGTGGCAATACCTATGAACCTAGGCTAGCCTTCCTCCATGGgctgggagagaaaggagaagttaCGTCCAGTAGCAAAGAGgattataaaaatatacacatttttgggagaagaggaaggcagaaCCTAGAGTCTGAACTCTGCTCAGGACAGTGGCATTGTAGTGTCCTCTCCAAAATGCTTCCACTACCAGTGCTGGTGGCTCCTCTTCTTTGGTTCATTATACATAATCCTTCCCTGTGGAGGGGGCATTTTTGGGATAGCCTCGGGTGGGTGGATAGGAAGTTTCTCTCCGTggacaggagcagcagaggaaggccCCCCCGAGAATGGCCAGAGAAGCAGCCGCCCAGCCTATGAAGAGAGCTGACCCAAATTCAAATctgcaagagaaagaagaaagaaaatgaacactaCAGATGACCCTCAAAGCCCAGAGCTTTGTACACTGGGTTAGTCCAACCTTTCAGCTCACTGCAGCAGGGCCGAGCTATCTGCAAACCAGGCCACAAGCATTTAGTGGCGGAAAGTCTGAGAATTCACATCATTTAGGTCTCTGGCAGTGATGATGCCTTAAAACAAAGCCAAGACTTACGAGCCACATGGATGATGAGATCTGGTCCTAATGCTCTTCCTGCAGTTTGGAGCCAACCCAACTAGCTCAGGAAATTCCCTTCTTTGTTTTGAGCCACTGCTACTCAAAGCTAAGCCCTGTGAGCAACTGTCATGCTATACTATAGCATTATACCAACTGGGTCAGTACCTGGTGTTGACTGGGGTGAAAGGATCATAAAAGGCCCGAGCCACTCTGTTGCCGTACCACGACGTGGCCACCAGTGCTGCCAAACCTGCATATGAAGGGAACAGTGTCATGacttaagaaaaaacaattaacaAAATCACTGCAAAAATAAGTGTGTAGCAGAACCAGCATCTGGAGTGATGCTGAGCTGCTGCTACCCTGGGAACTTCTGAGCAGTTACTTAGTGCTGGTCGGGAGAGAATTAAGaaatgatgatcagagggctggagcacctctgctatgaggacaggctgagagagttggggttgttcagcctggagaagagaaggctttggggagaccttagagccccttccagtgcctagagggggcctacaggaaggatggggagggactcttgatcagggagtgttatgataggacacagggtaatggcctcaagtcTATCAAATCTACCctcaagagggtagatttagattggatatcaggaaaaaattctttactgtaagggtactGAGGCACTGGAGCACGTTGCCCAGGGAAcatgtcaatgccccatccctggaagtgttcgaggccaggctggatgaggctttaagcagcctggtctagtaggtgtccctgcccatggcaggaggggtggaactagatgatcttcaaggtcccttccaacccaaaacattctgtgattctatgaaaggcaGAACTGCTGACAGACTTTCATGGATCAAACTCAGCTCTGCCAAGAGACTGAAGGCATGCAGTCCATATAGAAAACATAATGCTAGTGCCAAGAGACCTATTGGATGCCTCTGATAGCTAGCAGCTACTGTGCCAAAGTCCACTAAGGAATTCCTAGCCCAAAATGCTCTTGGAGCAATGACAGCAAACCCTCCCCATCCTCTCACATCCTATGCAGGATAAATCCCATTTAGGAAACGGCACAGTTAGCATTAAACCCATCTGTATGTTACCAACCTGCAATGATGAAGATCACCCCACCAAAGACAGCCATCCGCATCTTCTTCACCTGGTCATCTTCCATGCACTTCATGCATTTCATGCCGGTCacagcaacaaacacagcaacaaGGCCCAGGAGTATGGCAGCCACCATCAAAGCCCGAGTGGCCTGCAGACTGCCTACAAGACATTAGGATTTGAGTTACCACAAAGAAAACTCAAGATACAAATAGAAATTCAAAATACTGGGCTCagtaattacatttcaaaatactcttACACGGGATACAAACAAGCAGACGTTCCTTTTTGGCTTTAAGCTCCCAGAGACTGCCATGAATCAGGATCAGAGGACACTCAGCCTAAATGCATGGCAAACAAGGGCATGCAGCTTTTTGCAGGAAATGACCTGGGAATTGCCCTCAGACATCTTTTGTTCCCTGGTCGTTTGAATCCCAATTGGAAGGGCATATCTGTTTATCAAAAGAAGTATTCAGATTTAGGCTCTACCTTGACAAAGCATTTAGGCACATGTTTTCATATGAATAGTGACATACATATGAATAGTCCCACAGCAGAGAGCAAGGCCCCTTTGTTGCTCAACACCTCCAAAACCTGTTTTTTACATGAATACATCAGTGGCGATTTAGATAATTTTTGTGCTAAATCCTCATTTTGGCTCCCAGAGGGTACAAAAAGAACAATTAcaacagaaacaggattttccCAGCCAAGGGAAAAATAGGTTGTTTTTTCTACCTTAAATATTTAGCTTATTGGACTCAAagatattcaaatattttaatattttaagagccTCTTGTGCTTTTGAAGAATTGGAGCACGGGGTGATGCCTCCCATAGGCAAGGGTTGCATCCGCCTGAGTTCTCAGCAGACAGGCTCAATGTATATTATCcaagatttgtttttatattgGCACATCTGAAGGCATAGACACACGAGCTACTGAATTCAGATTTTCTTGATACCAAAGGAGAAAAGCAACATCATTACTGAAAATTAACTCATTACTAAAAAAACCTCAGGTGACAAAACACCTGAAGAGCAGTGAAATAAGAGCCTGAGCTTTATTTTATTGCCTGGCAAATCAGGTTTGTTTGAACAGCATGGATTTTAATATACAGCCCTGTTAAGATGTGGGAACAAATGGGGCTGGTTAATCACAGGAACAAGCTCCCAGGAGCATGCTGTAACCAAGGCAAAAGCATCCCCTGACACACAGGTTATCTAGCAGCCACACACGTACGGTTTTAGCAAAAAGTATCACCAGAATCTGTTCCCAAGTCTGGAGCTCACCCCTCAGAAAGCACACTGACTGAATTCTGCTAGAGCTCTGCAAAGCACTTCAAGCTTGGACAACTACAAGATTGAAACCTACAGCCGAGCACCTGCAAACTCATCAGTCAGCACTCGGCACTGGTATGGTGAACCCATCGGAGCCTCTGCCGTAGCAACGGGCTCTTTGGCTGGATGGAGAGACAGACAGGAGTTGAAATGGGACACTGGCCAGGAGGTCGCAGGGCCACACACCTGTCCTCTGCAGCTTCTTTACTACACTTTCCCCCATGGCACTGCTCCTGCAGGAAATTCTCGTGACCTACACCAGCAGCGGGCTATGGGGCTCCAGTTCTGCTTTAGAACAGATCTGGAACTGCCTCCACACACACAGCCTTATTGTTCTATAAATAGATTATGAAACCAGTTAAAAGCAATACAATAGAAACCGTAATATTCAGAGCAATAGGAAGTGACACACTTTTGTAAGAGGAGGCTTggctttcttgggaaaaatcCCACAGTCATCTTGGCTAAATGTCATGTCTCCCTTCCTTTAAAGGGGAAGGG
The sequence above is drawn from the Chroicocephalus ridibundus chromosome 6, bChrRid1.1, whole genome shotgun sequence genome and encodes:
- the CLDN1 gene encoding claudin-1, whose amino-acid sequence is MASGGLQLLGFVLAFLGWIGIIISTAMPQWKMASYAGDNIVTAQALYEGLWMSCAMQSTGQIQCKVYDSLLKLESSLQATRALMVAAILLGLVAVFVAVTGMKCMKCMEDDQVKKMRMAVFGGVIFIIAGLAALVATSWYGNRVARAFYDPFTPVNTRFEFGSALFIGWAAASLAILGGAFLCCSCPRRETSYPPTRGYPKNAPSTGKDYV